One Falco peregrinus isolate bFalPer1 chromosome 7, bFalPer1.pri, whole genome shotgun sequence genomic window, AAACGCAAGATGCATTTACAGTTTCTGTCCTGCTAATAGCAGAGTCACACAGTGGGCCACAAGGTTTGTGATCTTCTGATACTGTTCGAGgcacctggttttcttgcaaagCATTGTTACGTTTATCTGTGTGAAATACAGTCCGGTTAAACTCATCGATCTTTGCTGCtaaagtttcatttctttggGTCTTTCCCAAAGTATACCTAGAGTCTTCCAAAAGATCACTGTGCAGGGTAGCAGGGGCATAAAAGTCATTGCTGTAATAAGGACTGCTGTGAGACTTGGGATTTTGTTTCTGGTGCTTCTTGTTGCTCTGGGCCATATTTCCATCTGAACAACTCTTTTGGGCTGACAGTGAGGAAGGTTCACTTTTATTGTCTTTTCCGAGTTTGCCCACATCATATGCCCACGTGTTGTGGCAGAAATTTGTTGGTACATTGCACTCATTTTTGGTTACAAGTATTGCAGCAGTTGCCATCACAGGACCTTTCACAGCCTGCCCTTCATttgcacaggctgctgcagttTCATTCTGGTTTATAGGTGAAGGCTTCATCAGTTTCTGTCCACTCCTACAGTCCTGAGCCTTGCAATTGCTTTTGATGCCTGGATCTCTTATTGATGCTTCAGAAAGCTGTACAACTGCAGAAAGTGAATTTGTTAGGTGCCGAGAAGTGCTCCGTGGAGGAACTGGTGGAGCTTCTTTCTTGTGCCAAGGTCTGAATTCTGTTCCTCTGTCAGCACCAGTAAGACCACCATAGGACATGTCCTTCAAAGCCTTGGTGGAGCTCATCAGATTCTTCCTATTATTATGTTCCTCTGTTTCAGAAGCAACTAATGCCTGTGATTCACTGCTGGACACATGGTTCATTTCAGGCAGAATAACTGTGTTTTGAGTTTCCTCAAATTCCCCCAGGAAAGGAAGTGACTTCATTCTGGAAATAAAAGGAGAGGTGTTTTAGGGATGAGCAACAAGGGTATTCCCCCGGAGACCTCAGCATGGATTCATCTTCCCCATGAGCAGGTGTTTTAACACTGGTTGCTTAAAAAGATTTGGGAGCAGTTTTACTGCAGCTGATACATCCAGCATATTTGAAACGTAAACAAAGAATTTGAAGAAAGCTCAACAAAGCGAATCTTGTATTCCTTTCCCTTGCCACTAAAAtcctttttccttgtttttgtaGATTGTTTTCTTACTGCCTTACAGTAAGGACAGTGGGATCTTGTGAGTTCTGACAACTCCAGTGAGAGTCTACCTGACTATGAAGCAAATTGAGAAAACTTTAGGACATAGTGTAGGTTTCCTAACATTACATATGACAgtaaaaatgtgtcttttgaGATCTGTTAAAAACTCACTTTTCTCAGCCAGGATTTAGAAACTGTGCATCAGCTATGACTCTATTTGCTTTAAAGATACAAACACTAACCATGCTACGTAATAACTTGGTGACAGACAGCCAACTGATTGCACAGGAGAgtgtaaaaagtccctctgctCTTTAAGAGCATCTGAGAAGACCTTGTCATGATGCAGACTTCCATGGGGGTCTCAGCATAGCTGAGACacagcttttctgtctctttcatGGTATGCACCCTGTGACACCCAGGTTCAGTCTTACCTTCTGAGAATTTCTGCACAACTTGAGAGGAAGACTAGTGTTTAGCTTGCTAAAGGAGACCATGAACATTGAATCTTTAGCAGATGGTGGAACATTCATTTGCCATACTTTTCAGGGTCTGGCTTACCAGGTTTCTGTTAGTAAAAATGTATGGttgttcttccttctcttgCCTTCTTTGCACTCTTGGATTATCAGTCCCCGACACATCCCCTTTTAGATTTCGACACATGAAGGCTAGATCTGGGCTTAATGTAAGAAACCTCCCAGCCTAACAAACCCATAAGGTGTTGTATAGAACTGCATGGAAATGGGACCAGGGCAATCAGAAATATCTGTTCACTTTCCCAATCCTCTATATAGCCATTAGAAACAAGTACAATTTAATCTTGTATAAATactaatttcattttgtaagtTCTACAGATAAACTCCCTTTTGCTAGCAAAATGTACCCTTGTATCatatttcagtatatttcaTTTGAATGTTTTGTGCTGAGCACTAAACATTAGGAGGATAGGAACTGCCCAAGTCCTAATAAATTCAACAGCATCCCCCCGCTTCAAAGTGAACAGGAGCACAGTCtcattattcattttttccctctaataTAAAGAATCCaaatatgtttctaccttctgtGGTTGGACTTCTTTCGAATTTCCTCTTGATAGCTGCATAGTTCTTCACTGACTCTGGCAAGTTCTTTAAGAGcctttataaatataaaaacagtCCTTTAACAGAAGCCTTTTAAATGGTAtctccagaattatttttaaacttgtgGTGATTTGCATTTAAGActcacagcagaggaaagcagcacaaGGAAAGATATAAAAATGCTCCCAGGTTATGAATGGAGGTAAAAAGCATGCTGTTAACACATTTTAACACATTTAAACAGTGAGAGAGGACACTCATCCACAGCAAACAGAGGAGGCGGTAGAGACAGTGACTTGTTGGAAAGCTAAAATCAGGAAGATCAGTTCTTTAGGTTAGCCTGGCAGGCCAAAGCCTCAGTATTTTCCTCACTCTTGTAACTGAAACATGCTCATACTTTACTTACTAAATTGAGATCACCAATATAATTCTTGGCATTTTTCTTGGAAGTTTTGATGCTGAGGCTGTCTTCAGGTTTCTCACAGTTCTCAAAGGCCAGATTGTCCATTAACAGAGTATTGTTTCTGCTCTtggctctgttttctttacattcATGTCCTGTTTTACTGAGcaaattccttttttccatcCTGTCATTTGCCACACTGTGTTGATAGTTTAGCTCCACTGTGTCACTCTCTTCCAAAGTAGGGGAATGCATGGACAGCTGCAGCATCTTGCTCTGAATGGCCTTATTATCATGGACACTCATATTGCTCTCCCTTCTAAGTTTTACCTCCTGGTAAAGCTGAAAAACCAATAGAACCTTCTATTAAATCCTGGTACTGTGATGAACTTTATGATAAAAGAACATATTTGGCTTCTGTTTTGAATGACGCTTCAGTCAGTAGCACCAAGTAGAAAGATTTTATACATGTGTTAGTAGAAGTGTTGAGTCACACAGTGTGATAGTTCACAGACCATTATTGTCACAGGATGAGGACAGAGCTGTTACCATTCACAAACTCTTTGCCATGGTTTTAATGTATGGCTTCCACCCATAGGATGGGACTGGAAGAGATCACACAAGGTCAACGGCCCTGCCTTGAGACAGAAGTTGTATGGTTGTCTTCCAAGTAATATCAGCACACAGTGTGGTGGACACAGCATTGATCTGATGGATGGAGAACGTGAGGGAATGTGAAGGAGGGGAGGGCTCTGGCTATATTACAGGGTGTTTAAAGTATATTGGACACAGCATTGATCTGATGGATGGAGAATGTGAGGGGATGTGAAGGAGGGGAGGGCTCTGGCTATATTACAGGGTGTTTATATTAGTTTAATGAGGGGAAGTGAATTTTCATCATATACAGCGCCATCTGACTAGAGCAGACTTCTGGTTCTCAGGCAAgtgaaattcttcactatgagtGGAGTGATACATCAGTACTGCAGAATGGTATCATTTGGCAATGCGCTGTTACCCTCTTCTTTCATGCTATCTGCTGAGATCCAGTGGCTACATTAGTAAATGAAAAGGTGTTAATTCCTGTCACCCAGCACATTCAAACTAGGGAACTGTGAGAAattataattagaaaaaatagcAACATCATAAACCCCTCTTCTGCTTACAGTATCATTTCCAGTGCCAAGAATCCCACAGCTCTTTATAAACTTTCATTCTTGCACTTACAAAGAAAGCCCAGAGCAGGCACCTCGGAACAGCCATCTGCCTGCTCTCTTGCAGTGCACAAGGCCATCACAACAGTGTTTGGAAGGACAGTGAAGAAGAATAACAACATGAAGAACATGTGGCCATTTCATGGGTAGTGCTGTGGATTAGAAGTGTTCTCACGTTCAGAGACTTGACACTTGACCTCATCCTGGGTTTTCAGATTTCACTCCCAAAGCCCAGCTGCTCATGGAACCCGAGGGTTGAACTTTGTAATTTCCAAGAAATGAGGGCCTCACATGGACTCAGGATAGCAGTAAGAAGGAAGGATACCACCTCATAACTCAACAAAGTCATCTCCTAAAACATGTAAGTCTTCCTGGAGGTATCCAGGAATTAAGTTAGGTTTTGGTGGGCTAGAGAAAACTACCAAATAAAAGACAAGCTGGTAAGGTGGCACAAGTTTTGTTGAGGAAATTCCTCTACAGATGATGGCATTTAAAAGGTATCTCCCCTTTTTTCCAGCCATGTGGCTTTGGGGAAAGAAATGTCAGGCAACTGAAATCCCGGGCAGCTATAGACACAGCTTAAGAGGGGACCTTAGGATATTGATAACCTTGGGGTATCACATGCAGTTCTGTCTGGTCCTGCAGCACCCATTTGCTTCATTCtcttcccctcagcccccttCCATTCTtaatctctttttctgtctctgtcatGCTTTCCTAATCCATATGCTAATAAAGAACATGTTAAAAACATGGTCTTCGCTGCCATTGTCAGGACTATTGATAGCCAGGGTACCTTTTCACAACACATTCTCAGTCCAAAACAGCTTATACAcctaaaaaaatgcaaattcagcTACACACACGGAACATTACTGGCTCTTGAAGCACTCTCACCTTGGCGGTGAAGTTAGGTTAAGACTGGGCAGAAAAGTCCTAacacaaaagacaaaatgtgGCAAAGACTGTAATACCAATGTCTGAAAGAACTGCAGGTAAAATATAAGAGAGCTGACATTTTGGAATTATGCTGCAGGCTGGATTAACGGGCAGTATATGGCTGCAATTCATTTGGCTCTGatcattttccttctcataATTTCATGTGAGCAATCTCTGCCATACATTCCTGTGTCACCCAGCCACAGGACAGTGTTGGCAGAGAACAAGCAAAACTAGTCCATGTGTATATTATGGAAAATGTGGAAAGCTCAGTGGTGAAAAAACTTGCTTCTAGATGTTGCCAAGGCAGATCCAATTTATGCATTACAGGGTGCCAGAGGGTTCTGCTGCAGGGACAATTTGGGGacaaaagaataataaataatttccttagCTATTTCTGAAAGGAGATGCATTACAAATGGCAGGGAGTGAGTGTTTATTAGTATGTATAAACACAAGTGGTGTCAGGACTCTCATGCTATATACTATAGCTGTTTCCTTTACTAAAGGCTGTCCATAAATGGAGCAGGTTTTAGTCAGAATGATTCTGCATCATGCAGTGTTTAATGTATGATTTTACACATGATACATATGTTTTATTGTATGTTTAATGTATGCTCTTGTTAACATTACTATTTACCTCAGCAGATCTGTGCCATCTAATTCCTTTTTGCCAGTGCACTGTAATACCTACAGTTTTTGTTACCAAGTATGCATTTTCCTAAACCCCGTATATGCAGTTGTTTAGCATATACTTGAAAAAAGCATGTATAATACAACAGCGTGGCTCACGCCCAGCAGAACTGGCAGTAGTATATACCGCCAACAATACCATAGCAAACTTCACACAAGGTGACATTTAACCTCCTGCTTCATATCCATGACTAGTAAATAAGCACTCAC contains:
- the KIAA0408 gene encoding uncharacterized protein KIAA0408 homolog isoform X1, translated to MDLRKQLENTERNWNKEKMELLERFDNERKEWECQWKVMQKKIEELYQEVKLRRESNMSVHDNKAIQSKMLQLSMHSPTLEESDTVELNYQHSVANDRMEKRNLLSKTGHECKENRAKSRNNTLLMDNLAFENCEKPEDSLSIKTSKKNAKNYIGDLNLALKELARVSEELCSYQEEIRKKSNHRRMKSLPFLGEFEETQNTVILPEMNHVSSSESQALVASETEEHNNRKNLMSSTKALKDMSYGGLTGADRGTEFRPWHKKEAPPVPPRSTSRHLTNSLSAVVQLSEASIRDPGIKSNCKAQDCRSGQKLMKPSPINQNETAAACANEGQAVKGPVMATAAILVTKNECNVPTNFCHNTWAYDVGKLGKDNKSEPSSLSAQKSCSDGNMAQSNKKHQKQNPKSHSSPYYSNDFYAPATLHSDLLEDSRYTLGKTQRNETLAAKIDEFNRTVFHTDKRNNALQENQVPRTVSEDHKPCGPLCDSAISRTETVNASCVSNPKFSAAKEQETSNPSKAVRTAGQQKQINGLPNTSGYRHMLHEHDWRPSNLSGRPRSADSRSNYGVVEKLLKNYEKSTVTSPCNAKCSKDKWTRANCEFTDGGCETLSQYLEMLQIEQGKQELPRNSARHIGQQLKQGKERQKLPEISVPAKCLSGKGFSRPARPANRRLPSRWASRSPSAPPAVRRTAYNCSVSFRSETSVV
- the KIAA0408 gene encoding uncharacterized protein KIAA0408 homolog isoform X2, encoding MDLRKQLENTERNWNKEKMELLERFDNERKEWECQWKVMQKKIEEALKELARVSEELCSYQEEIRKKSNHRRMKSLPFLGEFEETQNTVILPEMNHVSSSESQALVASETEEHNNRKNLMSSTKALKDMSYGGLTGADRGTEFRPWHKKEAPPVPPRSTSRHLTNSLSAVVQLSEASIRDPGIKSNCKAQDCRSGQKLMKPSPINQNETAAACANEGQAVKGPVMATAAILVTKNECNVPTNFCHNTWAYDVGKLGKDNKSEPSSLSAQKSCSDGNMAQSNKKHQKQNPKSHSSPYYSNDFYAPATLHSDLLEDSRYTLGKTQRNETLAAKIDEFNRTVFHTDKRNNALQENQVPRTVSEDHKPCGPLCDSAISRTETVNASCVSNPKFSAAKEQETSNPSKAVRTAGQQKQINGLPNTSGYRHMLHEHDWRPSNLSGRPRSADSRSNYGVVEKLLKNYEKSTVTSPCNAKCSKDKWTRANCEFTDGGCETLSQYLEMLQIEQGKQELPRNSARHIGQQLKQGKERQKLPEISVPAKCLSGKGFSRPARPANRRLPSRWASRSPSAPPAVRRTAYNCSVSFRSETSVV